Genomic window (Arachis hypogaea cultivar Tifrunner chromosome 13, arahy.Tifrunner.gnm2.J5K5, whole genome shotgun sequence):
aataaatttattgtaagttgtatatattttttgcgttttgagatttgggtgtatttcagtTCAAAGTAAGGTGTATATTGTtatcctttgggtgtattgatTTATTAGACTTATTCCTTCTTATATTCggctttgttttttgtttttaggggTATGTGATTTCGGAAATTAGGGTATATGCTGAGGGGGCACCTCTCAAAAGAAAAGATCGTGAAATTGAGCCTCCTTACATTAACATTTCAAGCAAAAAATAGAGTACAGATCTTTCACTCTAAAAAATTGTGTTTTCAATTTCTGTCCtattttaatttgctaaattatttttagttttcagcTATGATTGTGCTATTTATGTCATGAAATGGCTTGAAATAATCGAGCCTCAAAACATAAAAAAGGGAAGTATGAGTGGGATAATTGGACTCAGGTAATTATAATTAAAACTATATAACTCTCTATTACTTTTCTAAATTAACAggtttaattcaaataatattcttTCAAACTGTAGGCAGAGGTCGACCACTTCAGAGTTGAATTTGCTTTCTGAATTATTTTTCATGACATGAATCGTGACAGAGATGCAACGATCAAGGGAAGTGAAATAATGAGATTGTCGCGTCCATCTACAGCTTTGTTGATCCCGTATTATCAagtagattcttatgatattgaAAGTGACAGTGATTGACTTCGTTTATGTAGTTTTGAAATAGTTTGAGCACTTGTAAAATTTGTGAAAATTTTATTCAATTGTATTATAAAATTTGTTTGCATAaataaactgtctgtgctgtattcaaaagctaTAAATTACAGGTACATAGAGAATAAAGGAAAACAAAACCAAACTAACTAATACGCCTAATTACTTTAGTTATGCACCCAAATATAACTCGTATACACCCAAATATATACCATAAAtacctaaaatcctaaaccctaaaccctaaaccctaaaaccctaaaacctaaaccctaaaacctaaaccctaaaaccctaaaacctaaaccctaaaccctaaaccctaaccctagttATGCACCCAAATTTAACCGGTAAACTCCCAAATATATACCCTAaatacctaaaaccctaaaccctataccctaaaccctaaaccctagttATGCACCCAAATATAACCGATAAACACCCAAATATATACCCTAAAccccctaaaatcctaaaccctataccctaaaccctaaacccctaaaacctaaaccctaaaccctaaaccctaagaccataaaaactaaagaaaacaatAATTTGTAACATAAACAGCAGCATctgaaaatatataaaatgtaaaatgtcaaacacaagaaaattcagtaatacacccaaaaaattgagctttacacccaatattatattactatacacccaaaaaattatcccctgctgctggttccctgaactgataattcataacatgtccatGATATGGGCTGGAATTTGGACGCaccgctgatgcagcatcaaagagGTTTTAACTGGAAAtaataaactcacatattagcaaaaactattaacaagaaaattaaactcaatcaccacatatttaaagaacatcacttttacctcatttagagctttcgttttcttcttctttgagacatttgcaatctgtttgtccaactttgaacctagcctattttttggacgtcctcttgtttgAACCCTTGGAGAgttttgaagctcgttaacggattccatgttggcatcttcgtgagataacgaacatgtccccttccttttggctttcagttcttccatctcaaccatgacATTATCGTACGCACGATGAAGAATGGCAGTCAGCTCCTCCAATTCtgatgcaaattcgcaaatattttgcgaacaaaACACTAATTCGTCAaatctcttgcttcttggctccaacagtggctcgtcgtggctgctcttgatgtgtgtgtgtcgcctctttaccttcttgctccatcgttctaaTATATATCTTGGTGACACTTGGgttactcgttcaaagcttaacacgcttagtgcgtgacggcacaatatccctcttgactcgaataataagcattgccaTTTCACTTGGGCtgctactgagtcgtaagtaatcacaaacttgttgaatattgagctggaaacttatTCTCCAACTTCATAAACTGAATAGCCTAGAACGGAGTTCGTtaatcttgtgatgcaattcgccttccCTCTGAATTGTGTTTGGACTTTCCTAAACTTTTGGTGAGTGTACACATgttgaactgagcttcaatggaggattttgttgcacacggtatcatcgtatgaaaatctgcagcatccgattctctctctgcttgctccctgcttctgaggcaattatcgtattgtttgacaaaatgaataagcgagctgttatgggtaataaacttgttaaaaaataaatgcatgctctcgctcctttgtgtgcttctcatctcggaccagaagtggtgatccagataaatTAGAACTCATATATGACGGTCtccataaagatctgcaaaaTGCACCCAAATCAGACTATAATGCACCCAAAAATTTGCAATTcgcacctctgctgcagattttaaaaaatattacctgaaagccacttgttgtccacaagaccatacttcaggagaaaatcattccaattcttATCAAATGATCTttactatgagagttccaaacaacttggctcatttcttgttcggtttctgcatgtcccttgtacccatttaatttgcttggaatcttcttcgtgATGTGCCAAATACCAGATTATACCTGAAACAGATTACCACAAAACAGAATTATAATCAACAAAATGCACCCAAATAATAATTCTTTGCACCCAAAAAATGCCGATATGCACCTCTGCAGCAGATTCCTAAAACAACATAAATACAGCATCATAAACCAGAATACcatgttacctgtttgtattgtaggtgctgtcaaatgaaataacatcttcGAAATACTCACAGGCAGCTCTGCTCCTTGCATCTGTCCAAAAAGCAAGCTTAATGAACTGATcgtcctcgagttcgagctcaaaaaagaaattctgattcttctctttcattcttaataagtatttcccaaattcttttgcatcctcttgttccgaaacattccgcacttctctagtgatgtaatttctcacgtctttttcgataaaatttaactcgcggtgaccctcGGTTGCTACAACAAATGATTGGAAAGTTTTGCTAGGTTTGATGCCGgcttcctcgttattctctattgtacgatgcACGGACATGCTTaattccctgtgctgtttgagcatctgtACTTGATTTGAACAGTAAGGATGTGAATGATGCAACAAGACATTCGAAATGATCCGAATACCAACATCCTTCAATacatgtatataaattcttgcaggacaatttAAACCAGCTGAGGGATTTGTCTTCTCGGTGGGAGATATTTTCGATTTCCATTTTTCCCCTCTAGTACGTGTAATCAAttgattcataattttgtttcccttcttatttgtgcaccgaactcttgtagaaaaacctgcaaccTTTGAATAATTATTGTAGAATTTTGCAGCTTCGTCAAGGGTTTTAAAAGTCATCCCAATCTTGGAGACAAACTTGTCATCAACTGCACAGGAGGTCTGCTAAAATAcactatattaaaataataaactgTAATAAAATGTAAATGCACCCAAAAATTTCTAAAATGCACCCAATTATTACTGATCTACACCCAAATGTCTGATATAAAAtagacaaaattattttaattctaagGAGAACTAATGcattagattcaattcaaatgaagaagaacaaacaACAAATATCACAGGCAAAGTTTACAGATTATTTAGCTACACAATCAAAAAACTACTAAtcagattcaaattcaaatttaattactaactaaaactaaatcacacctgaagaacatcattggatTCAGTTTCAAATTCCACTTCGCTCTAGTTCACCTGAGAATCTGAAGTTGAATCATCCATCATCTTCAAACACAAAACAAAACGAAAAATCTGACGTAAGGCAGAGAGAAACGAAGGTAAAACACAAAGGAGAAGGCGCAGAAAAAAGGTCAAAAGAGATCGAAGAGAGAACACAAGGAAAAGTAGTAGAAATtgaaaaaaaggaaacaaaatctttttaaaaaaggaaattaaatatTCGCGCattgattgattgaaaaatctgTTAAGTAGGCGCCTAAAATATACATCCAAAGAGTAGCGCTTTTTAGGAATAAGAGGTATTCATGACTTGTAAGacttatatagaaaaaaaatttgtatgcGAAGATTTGCTGATCTAACAAATAACAAAAAACATCTCAATCCGGACTGAGTTTCGGGTCTTGAACACTCCTATGTCCTAACACCCAAGACCCAACCCAAAAAGATGCTATAGGGTACAGCAGCTATGGAAGCTGTCGGCGCGACACAGCGAGAAAGAGAAAATTAGTTTGGGGTATGGGTTCGGGTGGGTTGGGGTTACGGATCGGGTAGGGTTTTCGGATTTGgcccaagaataaaaaaaataaaaaatgcaatacATTAATACAATATATAATGAAAGTAAAACCCTAATTTGAGAACCCTTCTGTGTAGCCTCCgcgaagaggaagaacaagctgcaATCGCCGACATGGTAATCAATGTTTCTTGTTCGTTCCTCATGCTTAAAATCGATATTCTCCATTCTTCGATCTGTTCTCACCACGCACTCTTCTTTTTTCAGGTGAAGTACTCCAGAGAACCCGAAAACCCCACCAAGTGTATGAACTATTTTGGTCTCATTGAGTCTTCAGATCCTATTAGCTTATATGCAATTTATTGagcgtttttttttgttttcataaaATTTACATTCAAAACGATGTTAACAGTTACtggaatttgtttttattttttatcttttggctCAAATTGTTGATTTAAGCTTAACCTGTTGTAATGGTTGCAACTGTAGCTTGCAAGGCTAGAGGCTCTGATTTGAGGGTTCATTTCAAGGTACAATGTTCTATTTTCCTTCGTAATAATTTACTACTCTTACATTAAATACCTAAATTTAGAGCTAGGCTAAATGATATTTGTAGCTCTCTGTCATGTTTCATGAATTTCATCAATTTTTCCTTTATTTATCTGTGTGTATGTAAATAGATGGGTTTTTGGAAGTGGAGATTTATGGTAGATGATTATGGATTGTGAGCTGGGTATCTCTTGCATTTGCATGCCTTAGTAAGTGGAATAGTTTAATTAATGACCTTAAGTGTGTGTTTGTGTGCTGGGCATATATCTTTATCTTGCTTGCCTCATTAACTGTTCAACCTCTTCCCTTCCTTCGCTTGCTTTTCCTCGGTCTGCTGATCTCCTCCAAAGTTCCAACTGGCAAAGCCTAGTGGCTGATAATTTCTGGTTTAATTACAAATCTGATTTATCAATTGATGCTTCTATCCGGTGGTCCCTTGTAAATCATTTTGTACATTGCTTTATCATTATCAATAATGGGTTAATTTATTTGTCTCTTTTGTTGATGAAAGTTTGATATAGCAAATTCCATATTATGTGAATAAAAAAGATGGCTTATATTATTCATTCAATTATTCTCTGTTATTGAGCGGTGATTAAGAAGTTTTCTTTTACAGAACACTAGAGAAACTGCCTTTGCTATCAGGAAGTTGCCGCTTGTTAAGGCAAAGAGGTATTTGGAGGACGTTTTGGCCCACAAACAGGCCATTCCATTCCGACGCTTCTGTGGTGGTGTTGGGAGGACTGCCCAGGCAAAGAACAGACATTCCAATGGACAAGGACGCTGGCCTGTAAAATCAGCTAAATTCATCCTTGATTTGCTCAAGAATGCTGAGAGCAATGCTGAGGTGTGTGTGCTGCATTGCATGACCGTGTTTGATTTTCCATGGCTTGCTTCTCTTTGAAATTGTTTTCGTTTGTGCAGGTGAAAGGTTTGGATGTGGATGCTCTCTACATTTCCCACATCCAAGTCAACCAAGCACAGAAACAAAGACGCCGCACCTACCGTGCTCACGGAAGAATCAATCGTAAGTTATAATCTTAGTACTCTAACTAGGGTGATTCCCGTGTTTTGTAAATCTATTTTATCTTTTGGTTCCTTAATCTATTTCTCACGGAGCTTTAATCTCCTTTTATTATATTGATGTTTAATATGATTACAAAAGATAAGTATATGAAAATTGGAGTGGTTAATTCTAACGAGTGTTGCCATTGCACTCTTCATAATATTGGTTATGACTTTTGTTGTCAGCCTACATGTCATCTCCCTGCCACATAGAGTTGATCTTATCCGAGAAGGAAGAGCCTGTTAAAAAAGAGGTATTGATTTTaccatgttttaaaaattttgatatgattTTCATGTTGCATCAAATGTTCATTTATTGTTGTTCTTGTAGCCGGAGTCCCAGTTGGCAACAAGCAAGAAGTCTCAAGGCCTTCGTAGTGGTGCTTCATCCTAAATTGCTGTCGATGCAGATGattgagttactaaattcctaGGTTGTTAGTTTTGTTACTCTGTTTGCCCTATATTTGTCATGGATCGTTTTTTTGAATGAACAGCAATTTTGTTCATATATTTTGCCAATTTAATTTCAGATTATGGGAAATTTGTTATGGAAATCTTTTGCCAATTTTTTGCAATTAGTATTTGGATATTTCCTTAGTATTTAACTTTTGCAATTATACTTTGATAGAATTATAAGattttggttgatgatatttcatgtagtgttttaaatttagaagatattagtatttttacccgtaataacattacgggaatataaattttttaaaattacggtCTATTTTGTTCTGACAGTATAGATTATGCATGACAAAAGAATTATAAAAGCaaattacttttacaaaaaaaagttGTAGATTGACAAAAGTCTTTGGCTAAAAAGATTAATctctgtagataaaaaatcaagcaataaaatttttagttattatttttatgtaaaaaagtctaattttttatttgaatgatattattttgttaattttgttttttgtagaacaaaaaagtagaaaaaatggagaataagaaaaaagaaagaaagataaagatgaagaatgagagtgaaagtgggattttgttaattttggaagaaaaattttattttaattgtaataaaaaaatattggatgacatattttgatttgtcaaattactaatataaaatataaattatatatagagtgaaaatggtagagaaaaataaaaaaatggagagagatagatataaaatataaattatatatagagtgaaaatggtagagaaaaatagaaaaatggagagagatagatgagagaatttaagaaatgagtttattaattttggagaaaaatattttctctcaattttaataagagagtgtcatatgacatttgattattaaattagctagtaatatatgatacataatatatgtatatttcaatttcaattttaatatttcaattttaattttaatgcaattaaaaaatgtcatgttgcacattttgattgtcaaattagtaattaatccttgatattgataatgatatctAAAATAGATAGAGTGATTGAAtgaatgagagagatagagaaaggaagaaggaggagaggagaattctttaattttgaagggaaagatttgatttcaattgcaatgaaggagtgacatgtggcacattttagttgtaaaattagtaagaaggagggaagaattctttaattttggatggaaagatttaatttcaattacaataagAGAGTAACATGTGGtatattttagttgtaaaattagtaagaagTAGATGAGAATTCCTTAATTTTAAAGGGAAAGATTTAATTCTAATTGCAATGAAAAAATGATATGTGAcgtattttggttgtaaaattagaaatatataaaaaattttaaatttatttattattttattataaaacaattttttcaGTTAAACCGCAGTTAATCTGATTGAATTAGTGAATCAATAACTTAACTTATTTAATAATCAGTTTGATTCTTAAAACCTTAGTTATATGACACTTAACGTAACGTATCATCATCTAAAATAATTTAACTTAATATTATATCTTTcggtaattaatttaattaatcaatttttaaaGACCAATTTAAATATCAGTTAATATTCTCAGTGACGAATTTAAATATTAACCCATTAAAAATGGAACTTAACAACCCTTCTTTTCCGGAAAACTTACAAAAACTTAGGCTTTGTGCTTGTGAGATTCCACTCTGTACTGAATCATTCCGATTTTCCCAATTCGGAAAGCGAAGTCGAAAATGGGGGGAGGCCACGGCGAGGGCACAACCTACAAAGGCATAACCATACACCAACCTAAGCGGTGGCACACCGTCGCCGGCAAGGGTCTCTGCGCTGTTATGTGGTTAGTTTCGCTCGTTCCTTTTCTCCGTTTCGATCTGCAGTCGCTACTGATCCATATTCACCATGTCTCGGTTTTTGTGTTCTCCAGGTTTTGGGTGTTTTACAGAGCAAAGCAAGATGGTCCTGTAGTATTGGTaaatttttcaattctaacctCTCTCAAGCTTTCTTTATTTCCATTTCTATCAAATTAATCAATCCAATTATTGATTTTTGTGTGCGTTTTTTTTTATAGGGTTGGAGGCACCCCTGGGAGGGCCACGATGATCATGGCCATGGTGGTGGACACTAGGTATGATCTTCCTCAATTTCCTCATCATCTTAGTGTTGGAGACTTGAGTTAATGGAATGTGTTATTATCTTCATATTGTATATAAGTTTTATGCACACCCTACTTGTTATAGTAGACAAATAAGCATGGATAtgattctatgatggtctataagtgcatcaaagttaAACTTATTGGTTATTGCAATAAAATGCCGGCATTCTACACCCAATGTGTCCATTCTGTTGCTGGCATATGCTATGTGGTTGCAATATTTTTGTAGTTGATGGTTATTTTGTTGTCTAAGATCAGTGTTGTTACTTATTAATCAAACTATCAATAGTTAATAGATCATTATAGACATCTATGTGTTACAAACATTAGAAATCAAAGTCCAAAAACAGAAGAAAGGGAACCATATTATCAAATCTGATGatactttgatttttttttttaccaccATTATGTTTTTGGAAAAAGATTGGGAAGCAACTTTTTTTTGCCAACATTTTTCTTTCCcttgaaatttattttatcctCCCTTTAATCTTTGCTCGTCTACTACTTCGTTGGCTGAAAAAAGTTGCTTTCCTAGCAAAACcatacatttttttctttgttattttgcgTGGTGACACCATGAGATATAACTGATCCTTGTTCAACTGTGGGATTTTAAGGATTATGCGGTTTTCTTCAAaagtttctttctattttttatgatatacCTGGTCAGATTGGTTGTTGGTTTGTTCCTAGTTTGTATATAAGAGATATATGGTGTATAGTGTATACAATACacaacttagtgtttggtaaacATTTTGACAAGTGATTGAGATTTAAAATTTCATCTAAATATAGAAAGTCCATAGACACACAAACAGGGAGGGAAAAAAAATTTCAGAGGATAATTTACGTAGTGATGTCTAACATGTATGCATTTGATTTTGCGGCAGACATCAGCTCAGGAAAGGGGAACAACAAATCTTGAAGAGTCTGTGATTGCCGTTAGTTTCAAATGTTTACCTTATCGCATCAAATAAATTTAAGCTTAAAAagaagagatttattttgcataatTTCATGAACATTAATATTGTGCTTTCAGAACCATACCCTGTCAACTTTGGCGATAGTTATGGTTGTCTGGATAAATGTTTCATGTCTTTTGCCATTGGGAGTAATTTATATTATAGACTCAATATTTGTGTATCTAAttgagcactttggtgttgtTGACAATCCTTGCCTATGATTTGTTCTACCAATAACGATATTAAATTACTTTCAGAGTAAATAAAACATTATGACATATGGTTTTTGATTTTGTTAAAAGTATGGGTTCTCACAAAACCAAGTATACAATAGAATTGTGTCAGGTATGCGCTCTCTCTGTATATATAAAtatcaaaaatgttatttatacactaaaattagtcattaaaattaattactaatgtatttgtgtataaatatatgtagtttaatttatttttaatgtgtatttatatttcaatatgtattttatactaataattggttttagtatatatataatattcttatCCTTATTCTTTGTCGTCTTTCAAAGTTGGTATAACTCAAAAAGAGTATACAAAACATTACTGTGATTGGATATTTTGTAATGTGTGAACTCGAAAATTAAATCGATTTTATTGAATGAATTTGTCACCActttaaatcatatatatatatatatatttggtcttGGCACCACTTTAAATTATTAAacacattttttttctaaatctgAAGTATTCCTTTTTTTTGGGACTGGAATGTCCCTTTATTAAATAGAGGCCCAAATTATATGGGTTTTTCAGTAGGAGTTGGGTTGGATATGGAGGGCGTTTGCGTTAATGGGTTAAATCTGATTTGATTACTTGTGAATAATAAGTATGGACAtcaaaccaagttgggttggtctagtggttagctcactagtccgcttaagcaagtgtcgggggttcgaatcccgccttgtgcatgcagcaacccattggccagcggcaaacccttaaatggagctcagtaccgcgacggattagtccttgacctgccgggttgggggataccgtgggaaaccaaaaaaaaaaagtatggaCATCAGGTCATGAGGACGGTGGCTAGGTTGTTGTTAGGGCCGGAATCCCACCAATTGTATGCTCCATTTTGGTTTCATTTGTCTTCAGATCTTATTAGTTTATATGCAATTTATTGAgcgtttttttttccatttttgtaAAATTTGCTTTCAAAACGATGTTCACAGTTACTTTGATTCATtggaatttgtttttattttatatcttttgggCTCAGATTGTTGATTTAAGCTTAACCTGTTGTAATGGTTGGGATGACG
Coding sequences:
- the LOC112737800 gene encoding NADH dehydrogenase [ubiquinone] 1 beta subcomplex subunit 2-like encodes the protein MGGGHGEGTTYKGITIHQPKRWHTVAGKGLCAVMWFWVFYRAKQDGPVVLGWRHPWEGHDDHGHGGGH
- the LOC112737797 gene encoding large ribosomal subunit protein uL22y codes for the protein MVKYSREPENPTKSCKARGSDLRVHFKNTRETAFAIRKLPLVKAKRYLEDVLAHKQAIPFRRFCGGVGRTAQAKNRHSNGQGRWPVKSAKFILDLLKNAESNAEVKGLDVDALYISHIQVNQAQKQRRRTYRAHGRINPYMSSPCHIELILSEKEEPVKKEPESQLATSKKSQGLRSGASS